One genomic region from Heterodontus francisci isolate sHetFra1 chromosome 14, sHetFra1.hap1, whole genome shotgun sequence encodes:
- the c14h11orf96 gene encoding uncharacterized protein C11orf96 homolog, translating to MAAGKQGEVVGICTSYQAVMPSYAGITEEFPQSLRRQLQKTKLKQRRPREARFKTQPVTFDEIQEVEEEGVSALEEEKAKKSFLQSLECLRRSAQNSRVHKSSLSNSKLRYSLDSSDSDSAH from the coding sequence ATGGCAGCGGGCAAGCAGGGCGAGGTGGTGGGCATCTGCACCAGCTACCAGGCGGTGATGCCCAGCTACGCCGGAATAACAGAGGAATTCCCGCAGTCGCTGCGTCGCCAGTTGCAAAAAACCAAACTGAAGCAGAGGAGACCCCGGGAGGCCAGGTTTAAGACCCAGCCCGTCACCTTTGATGAAATCCAGGAGGTGGAAGAGGAAGGGGTGTCAGCCCTGGAGGAGGAGAAAGCTAAGAAATCCTTTCTGCAGTCGCTGGAGTGTCTCCGAAGGAGCGCGCAGAACTCCCGAGTTCACAAGTCAAGTTTAAGCAACTCAAAGCTGAGGTACAGCCTGGATTCCAGCGACTCGGATTCGGCCCATTGA